In a genomic window of Thermosynechococcus sp. CL-1:
- a CDS encoding response regulator transcription factor has product MKPRILIIDDDPAIADVLAINLQMAGYEVTKSLDGMQGQALAVQLSPDLILLDLMLPQVDGFTICQRLRRDPRTQDVPILMLTALSQTHNKVEGLNAGADDYLTKPFELEEMLARVRALLRRADRIPATAGHREILSYGPLTLVPERFEVSWFGKIIKLTRLEFELLHCLLQRHGQTVSPSEILKEVWGYDPDDDIETIRVHIRHLRTKLEPDPRSPRYIKTVYGAGYCLELPSHIEPPNAS; this is encoded by the coding sequence ATGAAGCCCCGCATCTTAATCATTGATGATGATCCTGCGATCGCCGACGTCTTGGCAATAAACCTGCAAATGGCGGGCTACGAGGTCACTAAGTCCTTAGATGGGATGCAAGGGCAAGCCCTCGCCGTGCAACTTTCGCCCGATCTAATTCTCCTTGACCTGATGTTGCCCCAAGTGGATGGCTTCACCATTTGCCAACGCCTGCGGCGTGATCCGCGTACCCAAGATGTTCCGATTTTGATGCTGACGGCTCTGAGCCAAACCCATAACAAAGTGGAGGGGCTTAACGCGGGTGCCGATGACTACCTCACCAAGCCCTTTGAATTGGAGGAAATGCTGGCCCGGGTACGTGCTCTTTTGCGACGAGCCGATCGCATTCCGGCAACCGCAGGCCATCGTGAAATCCTCAGCTATGGGCCATTGACACTAGTGCCTGAACGGTTTGAGGTCTCTTGGTTTGGCAAAATTATTAAGCTGACGCGCCTTGAATTTGAACTGCTGCACTGCCTGCTGCAACGCCACGGCCAAACCGTTTCCCCCAGTGAAATTCTCAAGGAAGTCTGGGGCTACGATCCCGACGATGACATTGAAACCATCCGTGTCCATATCCGCCACCTGCGGACAAAACTAGAACCCGACCCCCGCAGTCCTCGCTATATCAAAACGGTGTATGGAGCCGGCTATTGCTTAGAGCTGCCGAGTCATATTGAACCCCCCAATGCGTCCTAG
- a CDS encoding NYN domain-containing protein has product MKPELWFIAPVSAIALGGIATLIQPQQPLATLLGSGIGALAGAPLIEKNQRRSDRLIRDIHTVLCSSPETTELKALLLQELAQQRQQLTDLEQHLHQALPEALHPIHNEIMQRLETLKDNQRDAAVNTATAQQLEPLIEAIHAQSAALQTIQTLLQRPQPPATALKTAVLYDIENLVFNQGQRLDPAKVNELVSLDNVLEAIKSTIDLGEIAIQRAYGNWQNQILQALNAQLERSQIERVGVYGRNHNQRNAADIQLALDAIDLAYQHPDINTFVLISGDGGFGSIALRLRDYGKTVIGCAYRNAASDSFQRVCHQFIFLENPFIHSAPATNGRNGTPPPRQPNPENRTAPSSPRRLPIEPLNYEQIPPLAIQQRETEKLLELFSYYTTDATRRRELARGMVFNTVFLEMRSVAPQLDPLRFGFCKPSELVAYLTTHHQLQIGVAVNGQLGRTILCWRNNLPERYTLRTSSPQTIHTVSIYRGIFADEVAADFLLTQVGQWLIAHRPRNAPFERMINIILEQARRQQQRIGQQGIKRAIANYVKAGILTRTLHPSGDTLTLNPAIKDFDALVIALQKSFRQAVEERLSKIGETINEQVFAQAVPLKPLQLPPQSPEKAPESPS; this is encoded by the coding sequence ATGAAGCCAGAGCTTTGGTTCATTGCTCCTGTTAGCGCGATCGCCCTCGGTGGTATTGCCACACTGATTCAACCCCAACAACCCTTAGCAACCCTTTTAGGGAGTGGCATCGGTGCCCTTGCGGGTGCGCCCCTTATTGAAAAGAACCAACGCCGTAGCGATCGCCTCATTCGAGACATTCACACCGTCCTCTGCTCCTCCCCAGAGACCACCGAACTCAAAGCACTTCTGCTGCAAGAACTGGCACAACAACGCCAACAACTCACTGACCTTGAACAGCACCTGCACCAAGCACTTCCTGAAGCCCTGCACCCGATTCACAACGAGATCATGCAGAGGCTGGAAACCCTCAAGGACAATCAAAGGGACGCTGCTGTTAACACGGCGACGGCGCAGCAACTTGAGCCACTCATTGAAGCCATTCACGCCCAGAGTGCCGCTCTGCAAACCATTCAAACCCTTCTGCAAAGACCCCAACCCCCAGCAACTGCCCTAAAAACCGCTGTCCTCTACGATATTGAAAACTTAGTCTTTAACCAAGGGCAGCGACTAGACCCCGCCAAAGTGAATGAGCTTGTTTCCCTAGACAACGTTCTGGAGGCAATTAAAAGCACTATTGATCTCGGGGAAATCGCCATCCAGCGTGCCTATGGAAACTGGCAAAATCAAATTCTCCAAGCCCTCAATGCTCAACTGGAGCGATCGCAAATCGAGCGGGTTGGCGTCTATGGTCGCAATCACAATCAGCGGAATGCAGCGGACATTCAACTTGCCCTTGATGCCATTGATCTAGCCTACCAACATCCCGACATCAATACTTTTGTACTCATCTCCGGGGATGGTGGCTTTGGCTCCATTGCCCTGCGCCTGCGGGATTACGGTAAAACCGTGATTGGCTGTGCCTACCGTAACGCCGCCAGTGATAGCTTTCAGCGGGTGTGCCACCAATTTATTTTCCTTGAGAATCCCTTCATTCATTCTGCCCCCGCCACCAATGGCAGAAACGGCACGCCTCCCCCGCGTCAACCCAATCCAGAAAATCGCACCGCGCCATCCTCACCTCGGCGTCTTCCCATTGAGCCGTTGAACTATGAACAAATTCCGCCATTGGCGATTCAACAACGGGAAACTGAAAAACTTTTGGAGCTATTCTCCTACTACACCACTGATGCAACAAGACGGCGAGAATTGGCTAGGGGTATGGTCTTTAATACCGTATTTTTAGAAATGAGATCCGTTGCCCCCCAATTGGATCCGCTGCGATTTGGCTTTTGCAAGCCCTCTGAATTAGTGGCCTACTTAACCACACACCATCAGTTACAAATTGGCGTTGCGGTGAATGGTCAATTGGGTAGAACGATTCTCTGCTGGCGCAATAACCTACCTGAGCGCTACACCCTGCGCACCTCCAGTCCCCAAACCATTCACACCGTCTCGATCTACCGTGGTATCTTTGCCGATGAAGTGGCGGCAGATTTTTTACTGACTCAGGTGGGACAGTGGTTAATTGCCCATCGTCCCCGCAATGCCCCTTTTGAGAGAATGATAAATATTATTCTTGAGCAAGCTCGTCGGCAGCAGCAGCGCATTGGTCAGCAGGGGATTAAGCGGGCGATCGCCAACTATGTCAAAGCGGGTATTCTGACGCGCACACTACACCCCAGTGGTGACACCCTTACCCTCAACCCTGCCATCAAGGACTTTGATGCTTTGGTCATCGCGTTACAAAAAAGTTTTCGCCAAGCCGTGGAAGAACGCCTCAGCAAGATTGGCGAGACCATCAATGAGCAGGTCTTTGCCCAAGCGGTTCCCCTCAAGCCGCTGCAACTACCCCCCCAGAGTCCAGAGAAGGCACCGGAATCCCCCTCCTAG
- the rlmN gene encoding 23S rRNA (adenine(2503)-C(2))-methyltransferase RlmN, producing the protein MALLGQSAVELKAWVEAQGQPGYRAQQLHQWLYQKGARSLQEITVFPKQWRDALAEVEIGRSQVRYRHDAQDGTVKLLLTLADGETIETVGIPSGDRLTVCVSSQVGCPMACDFCATGKGGYRRNLASHEIIDQVLTIQSEMERRVSHVVFMGMGEPLLNLKAVLQAVTCLNRDIGIGQRHITLSTVGIPQQIQRLAQYQLQITLAVSLHAPNQGLREQLIPSAKHYPLSQLIADCRAYVQQTGRRITFEYTVLAGVNDRPQHAEELAQLLRGFQSHVNLIPYNPITEAAYQRPTEQRLRQFLSQLQALGVTASIRRSRGLDRQAACGQLRQAQLSV; encoded by the coding sequence ATGGCGCTGCTGGGACAGTCCGCAGTAGAGTTGAAAGCATGGGTCGAAGCCCAAGGGCAGCCCGGCTATCGGGCGCAACAACTCCATCAGTGGCTCTATCAAAAGGGGGCGCGATCGCTCCAAGAGATTACGGTTTTTCCCAAGCAGTGGCGTGACGCTCTCGCTGAGGTAGAAATTGGCCGCTCTCAAGTTCGCTATCGCCATGATGCCCAAGATGGCACTGTCAAGCTTCTGTTGACCTTAGCCGATGGCGAAACCATTGAAACGGTGGGCATTCCCAGTGGCGATCGCCTGACGGTGTGTGTATCTTCCCAAGTGGGTTGTCCAATGGCCTGTGATTTTTGTGCCACGGGCAAAGGGGGCTATCGCCGCAATCTGGCGAGCCATGAAATCATCGATCAGGTACTCACCATCCAAAGTGAAATGGAGCGCCGCGTCAGCCATGTGGTGTTTATGGGTATGGGGGAACCCCTGCTGAACCTAAAGGCTGTCCTGCAGGCCGTCACCTGTCTCAACCGCGACATTGGTATTGGTCAGCGGCACATTACCCTCTCAACGGTTGGTATTCCCCAACAAATTCAGCGACTGGCACAATATCAATTGCAAATCACCCTTGCCGTCAGCCTCCATGCCCCCAACCAAGGCCTACGGGAGCAGCTCATTCCCAGCGCCAAGCACTATCCCCTCAGCCAACTGATTGCCGATTGTCGTGCCTATGTGCAGCAAACGGGGCGCCGCATCACCTTTGAATATACGGTTCTGGCGGGGGTCAACGATCGCCCCCAGCACGCCGAGGAGCTAGCACAGCTATTGCGGGGCTTTCAGAGCCATGTCAATCTGATTCCCTACAATCCCATTACTGAGGCAGCCTATCAACGTCCCACCGAGCAGCGTTTGCGGCAATTTCTCAGCCAACTGCAAGCCCTAGGGGTTACTGCCAGTATTCGGCGATCGCGGGGTCTGGATCGGCAAGCCGCCTGTGGCCAACTGCGCCAAGCCCAACTCAGTGTCTAA